The Primulina eburnea isolate SZY01 chromosome 8, ASM2296580v1, whole genome shotgun sequence genome contains a region encoding:
- the LOC140838832 gene encoding transcription initiation factor IIF subunit alpha-like isoform X1, whose amino-acid sequence MSGQVPVATKVTLLEDLLREFRILRRSMRINGYYRKKVCRVAKLLMPYGWLALCFLPVKLFFVLLLAVCYHCMIALRRRSTRINLGCWKMKQASLNIMVTLRQSATYNLLMLQGKYFLAIPARSCFNKVVQYKQLALEEAEEKMKNRRKTADGYERWMMKAANNGPAAFGEVAKVDDRESGSGGVRGHKITPGDDHEGNASDRGEEDEEDEAARKSRLGVNKKNGDDDDEGPRGGDLDFDDDDIEKGDDWEHEEIFMDDDEAVGNDPEERLDLALEIPAPPEIKQDDEDEDEADEEEGG is encoded by the exons ATGTCCGGGCAAGTTCCAGTAGCTACAAAAGTCACTTTATTGGAAGATTTGTTACGGGAGTTCCGAATTTTAAGAAGAAGCATGAGAATAAATGGTTATTACAGAAAGAAGGTCTGCAGGGTCGCCAAGTTACTGATGCCTTACG GATGGTTGGCTTTATGTTTCTTGCCAGTAAAACTCTTTTTTGTTTTACTGCTAGCTGTTTGCTATCATTGTATGATTGCATTGCGTAGGAGAAGTACAAGAATAAACCTTGGCTGCTGGAAGATGAAACAAGCCAGTCTCAATATCATGGTCACCTTGAGGCAGTCAGCAACATATAACCTTCTGATGCTTCAGGGGAAGTACTTTCTTGCCATTCCTGCTCGTTCATG TTTTAACAAAGTGGTACAATATAAGCAACTCGCTTTGGAGGAagcagaagaaaagatgaaaaataGAAGGAAAACTGCCGATGGTTACGAAAGATGGATGATGAAAGCAGCAAACAATGGACCTGCTGCATTTGGTGAAGTTGCAAAGGTTGATGATCGAGAAAGTGGCTCTGGTGGTGTGAGAGGGCATAAAATAACCCCAGGTGATGATCATGAGGGCAATGCCTCGGACCGGGGAGAGGAGGATGAGGAAGATGAGGCAGCAAGAAAAAGTAGACTAGGAGTTAACAAAAAAAATggggatgatgatgatgaaggtCCTAGAGGAGGTGACCTGGACTTTGACGATGACGATATTGAAAAGG GCGACGATTGGGAGCACgaagaaatttttatggatgatgaTGAAGCAGTTGGCAATGATCCAGAGGAACGCTTAGATCTGGCGCTTGAAATACCAGCTCCTCCAGAAATTAAGCAG GATGATGAGGATGAGGATGAGGCTGATGAAGAGGaggggggctga
- the LOC140838832 gene encoding transcription initiation factor IIF subunit alpha-like isoform X2 codes for MSGQVPVATKVTLLEDLLREFRILRRSMRINGYYRKKVCRVAKLLMPYAVCYHCMIALRRRSTRINLGCWKMKQASLNIMVTLRQSATYNLLMLQGKYFLAIPARSCFNKVVQYKQLALEEAEEKMKNRRKTADGYERWMMKAANNGPAAFGEVAKVDDRESGSGGVRGHKITPGDDHEGNASDRGEEDEEDEAARKSRLGVNKKNGDDDDEGPRGGDLDFDDDDIEKGDDWEHEEIFMDDDEAVGNDPEERLDLALEIPAPPEIKQDDEDEDEADEEEGG; via the exons ATGTCCGGGCAAGTTCCAGTAGCTACAAAAGTCACTTTATTGGAAGATTTGTTACGGGAGTTCCGAATTTTAAGAAGAAGCATGAGAATAAATGGTTATTACAGAAAGAAGGTCTGCAGGGTCGCCAAGTTACTGATGCCTTACG CTGTTTGCTATCATTGTATGATTGCATTGCGTAGGAGAAGTACAAGAATAAACCTTGGCTGCTGGAAGATGAAACAAGCCAGTCTCAATATCATGGTCACCTTGAGGCAGTCAGCAACATATAACCTTCTGATGCTTCAGGGGAAGTACTTTCTTGCCATTCCTGCTCGTTCATG TTTTAACAAAGTGGTACAATATAAGCAACTCGCTTTGGAGGAagcagaagaaaagatgaaaaataGAAGGAAAACTGCCGATGGTTACGAAAGATGGATGATGAAAGCAGCAAACAATGGACCTGCTGCATTTGGTGAAGTTGCAAAGGTTGATGATCGAGAAAGTGGCTCTGGTGGTGTGAGAGGGCATAAAATAACCCCAGGTGATGATCATGAGGGCAATGCCTCGGACCGGGGAGAGGAGGATGAGGAAGATGAGGCAGCAAGAAAAAGTAGACTAGGAGTTAACAAAAAAAATggggatgatgatgatgaaggtCCTAGAGGAGGTGACCTGGACTTTGACGATGACGATATTGAAAAGG GCGACGATTGGGAGCACgaagaaatttttatggatgatgaTGAAGCAGTTGGCAATGATCCAGAGGAACGCTTAGATCTGGCGCTTGAAATACCAGCTCCTCCAGAAATTAAGCAG GATGATGAGGATGAGGATGAGGCTGATGAAGAGGaggggggctga
- the LOC140838972 gene encoding uncharacterized protein: protein MPGIGREIEARSDKRGRITPVKHSRENKDGGRSPTLGVIKMISGRSTDGDSNRARKAHSRHESFGVDDAVKGEGLVISFGPRDLQGVSLSHNDALVIQAKVANYDIRRVFVDSGSSVNVIFQEALDQMNLEDYRLQPVETALFGFAGHTVYPRGEITLPLTIGAEELRKTVMIVFTVVNAPTSYNIILGRPAMNALRAVASAYHQKLKFPVGNRI from the coding sequence ATGCCGGGTATAGGCCGGGAGATAGAGGCCCGGTCAGACAAGAGAGGAAGGATAACGCCGGTCAAACATAGCCGGGAAAATAAAGACGGAGGAAGGTCACCGACCCTCGGGGTGATTAAAATGATCTCGGGAAGATCAACAGATGGAGATTCCAACCGGGCCAGGAAAGCACATTCCCGGCATGAGAGTTTCGGAGTAGATGATGCAGTAAAGGGTGAAGGGCTGGTTATAAGTTTTGGCCCTCGGGATCTTCAAGGAGTCAGTCTCTCACACAACGACGCCTTAGTCATCCAAGCAAAGGTGGCAAATTATGACATTCGCCGGGTCTTCGTTGATTCTGGGAGCTCGGTGAACGTTATTTTCCAGGAGGCCTTGGATCAGATGAATTTGGAAGATTACCGGTTGCAGCCAGTAGAAACGGCGTTGTTCGGATTCGCTGGCCATACTGTCTATCCCCGGGGGGAAATCACCCTGCCCCTCACAATAGGAGCCGAGGAGCTCAGAAAGACGGTGATGATAGTTTTCACGGTGGTGAATGCCCCTACCTCTTATAATATCATCTTGGGCAGGCCGGCTATGAACGCCCTTCGGGCCGTGGCCTCAGCTTACCATCAGAAATTAAAGTTCCCGGTGGGGAACAGAATTTGA
- the LOC140837775 gene encoding BAG family molecular chaperone regulator 5, mitochondrial-like, protein MKSSWRPWFFSSSSATTTVYSFNDHSAPDSDSKITEIPIQIQPTSDPIPITVHLPLQSPLPESSAAVRIQSAYRSHMVRLLVRKIAAVNSEAKYWQRIIQRQDTIDSVRTNERERIKINEALMGLLFRLDSVPGIDPNVRELRRHVSRRIVGLQEILDAVTDSRVENWDGYLLDWDDILVGIEKEICREKGGGNEMERFCAEHLGLRCLERFLSDQ, encoded by the exons ATGAAGTCCTCCTGGCGGCCGTGGTTCTTCTCTTCCAGCTCCGCCACAACCACCGTCTACTCATTCAACGACCATTCTGCCCCCGATTCCGATTCGAAAATCACCGAAATTCCAATCCAAATACAACCTACATCAGACCCCATTCCTATAACTGTTCATCTTCCCCTGCAATCCCCTTTACCAGAATCCTCCGCTGCGGTGAGGATACAGTCGGCCTACCGATCTCACATGGTCCGCCTCCTTGTCAGAAAGATCGCCGCAGTCAATTCTGAAGCTAAATACTGGCAGAGAATCATCCAACGCCAG GACACAATTGATTCTGTGCGCACCAATGAGAGGGAGAGGATCAAGATTAACGAAGCCTTGATGGGCTTGTTATTCAGGCTTGACTCGGTGCCGGGGATTGATCCCAATGTGCGGGAACTAAGGAGACATGTGAGCCGAAGGATAGTGGGGTTGCAAGAGATACTTGATGCTGTCACGGATTCTAGAGTTGAGAATTGGGACGGATACTTGTTGGATTGGGACGACATTTTAGTGGGGATAGAGAAAGAGATCTGCAGAGAAAAAGGGGGTGGGAATGAAATGGAGAGGTTTTGTGCAGAGCATTTGGGGTTGCGGTGTCTTGAGAGGTTTCTTAGTGACCAATGA